A single genomic interval of Thermodesulfobacteriota bacterium harbors:
- a CDS encoding response regulator, whose product MGLLRILVVDDEEDFRELTGKRLARRGYTVRTAGSCQEALAHLTREPAEVVVLDVKLPDRDGIDCLVTIRERWPAVAVIMLTGHASVSAGLLGLERGASDYCLKPLELAALVEKIEIAARDRELPLGPPRGT is encoded by the coding sequence ATGGGGCTGTTAAGGATCCTGGTGGTGGACGACGAAGAGGATTTCCGGGAGCTCACCGGCAAGAGGCTGGCCCGGAGGGGGTACACGGTGCGCACCGCTGGCTCCTGCCAGGAGGCCCTGGCGCACTTGACCCGGGAGCCGGCCGAGGTGGTGGTCCTGGATGTCAAGCTGCCGGACCGGGACGGCATCGACTGCCTGGTGACCATCAGGGAGCGCTGGCCGGCGGTGGCGGTGATCATGCTCACCGGCCATGCCTCGGTGAGCGCCGGCCTCCTGGGCCTGGAACGAGGGGCCAGCGACTATTGCCTCAAGCCACTGGAGCTGGCAGCCCTGGTGGAGAAGATCGAGATCGCGGCCCGGGACCGGGAGCTGCCGCTGGGACCGCCCCGGGGCACGTGA